One region of Triticum aestivum cultivar Chinese Spring chromosome 6B, IWGSC CS RefSeq v2.1, whole genome shotgun sequence genomic DNA includes:
- the LOC123135159 gene encoding remorin 1.4, translated as METQQEPTKAGAVAAPPGVAGEPAVGGRVLDNGPPAPATPTTPPGSATDRDAVLAKVEMNRKLSMVKAWEENQKSKADNRAEHKMSSILSWENTKKAAVQAKLRTREEKLEKKKAEYAEKMRNRIAMIHKEAEEQRAAVEARRQEEMIKCEETAAKHRSQGTTPKKKFLTCFG; from the exons ATGGAGACCCAGCAGGAGCCGACCAAAGCGGGTGCGGTGGCGGCGCCGCCGGGGGTTGCCGGCGAACCGGCCGTCGGAGGCAGAGTTCTTGACA ATGGGCCTCCAGCGCCAGCAACACCAACAACACCTCCGGGTTCAGCAACCGACAGAG ATGCGGTGCTGGCCAAGGTGGAGATGAATCGGAAGCTGTCAATGGTGAAGGCGTGGGAGGAGAACCAGAAGAGCAAGGCCGACAACAG GGCTGAGCACAAGATGTCGTCCATCCTATCATGGGAGAACACCAAGAAGGCGGCGGTCCAAGCCAAGCTCCGAACACGGGAG GAGAAGCTCGAGAAGAAGAAGGCGGAGTACGCTGAGAAGATGCGGAACCGTATCGCGATGATCCACAAGGAGGCGGAGGAGCAGCGGGCCGCCGTGGAGGCTAGGCGGCAGGAGGAGATGATCAAGTGCGAGGAGACGGCGGCCAAGCACCGCTCACAAGGGACCACGCCCAAGAAGAAATTCCTCACCTGTTTCGGCTGA